Proteins encoded in a region of the Salmo trutta chromosome 34, fSalTru1.1, whole genome shotgun sequence genome:
- the LOC115174090 gene encoding amine sulfotransferase-like, with amino-acid sequence MGEEQKIQKTALGLFPYKGIHLVRGVHHVQHLDSLETFEIRDDDIVAVTYPRSGTTWTQYILSLLYHGDQMTEGSTKPIQELVPFLEENIIQIDYNKPSTRTFASHLHLSSIPQGLREKGKVIYIARNPKDVAVSLFHLQNFTKVLKSEPDFNTFLIQFLKGEVLGGSWFDHVADWYAHKDEFDILSLTYEDMIKDTRGAVVRISNFLGKKLDDQTIDTIVDKSSFKNMKEDPQGRRDKQYPAFFEKSGSFIRKGKVGDWKTMFTVAQSERFDQIYMEKMKDVPLEFDWEL; translated from the exons ATGGGAGAGGAACAGAAGATTCAGAAGACTGCCCTTGGGCTTTTCCCATACAAGGGGATCCACCTGGTCAGAGGGGTGCATCACGTCCAACACCTTGATTCTCTGGAGACATTTGAAATACGGGATGACGACATCGTTGCTGTTACTTACCCACGGTCAG GAACTAcatggacacagtatattttgtCCCTACTGTATCATGGAGATCAAATGACAGAGGGAAGTACCAAACCAATCCAGGAACTGGTGCCCTTTCTTGAGGAGAACATAATACAAATAGACTACAACAAGCCATCAACAAGAACATTCGCATCTCACTTACATTTGTCCTCGATCCCTCAAGGActgagagagaagggaaag GTGATCTACATAGCCAGGAACCCAAAGGATGTTGCCGTGTCCTTATTTCATCTCCAAAATTTCACAAAAGTCCTTAAGAGCGAACCAGACTTTAATACATTTCTGATTCAATTTCTTAAGGGGGAGG TTCTCGGGGGCTCTTGGTTTGATCATGTTGCTGATTGGTATGCTCACAAAGATGAATTTGACATCCTTTCCCTGACATATGAAGATATGATCAAG GACACACGAGGTGCAGTTGTCAGGATATCAAACTTCTTGGGTAAAAAGCTAGATGACCAAACCATTGACACAATCGTGGACAAATCCTCCTTCAAGAACATGAAGGAAGACCCACAGGGTAGACGTGATAAACAGTATCCAGCATTTTTTGAAAAAAGTGGATCCTTTATTAGAAAAG GGAAGGTTGGGGACTGGAAGACTATGTTCACTGTGGCCCAGAGTGAGAGGTTTGACCAGATCTACATGGAGAAGATGAAAGACGTGCCTCTTGAATTTGACTGGGAGCTGTGA
- the LOC115174092 gene encoding small integral membrane protein 13, translating to MWQSVGLTVLVIVATLVCALLFMVFGWYVVWQLFLSKFKFLREMLGDTGSPQAETQPSESRSERASPPPPRQRPKTARQRAVPPNSTT from the exons atgtggcaaagcgtTGGTCTCACTGTGCTGGTAATTGTGGCCACCCTTGTGTGCGCGTTGCTCTTCATGGTTTTTG GTTGGTATGTTGTCTGGCAGCTCTTCCTGTCCAAGTTCAAGTTCCTGCGTGAGATGTTGGGCGACACCGGCTCTCCACAGGCCGAGACCCAGCCGTCCGAATCCAGGAGCGAACGtgcctctcctccacccccacgCCAGAGGCCCAAGACTGCCCGCCAGAGGGCTGTTCCTCCTAATAGTACTACATAG